In the genome of Bradyrhizobium sp. CB3481, the window AGTGACGCGTGCTGCGGGAGCCGTCGGTGTCCTGATTGCCGAATTTGACCTCGTCGCCATGTGCCTGCTGGACGCGAACGCGCGACCAGTCGGCTTCCATCTCTTCGGCCACGATCATCGGCAGGCTGGTGCGCACACCGGTTCCCATCTCGGCGCGGTGTGCGACGATGGTGACGGTGCCATCGGGTGCGATCGCGACGAACACGCGCGGATCCACCACGGTGCCGTGCGGCATCTTGTCGGCGCCAGTCTGGTACGCGGCAAGCGCCGGGCGTGACATCACGGGCGCGGCCAGCACGAAACCGCCGGCGAGGCCGAGGCCCTTCAGGATGCTACGGCGGGAAACATTGTCGACCTTGACGTAGCGCTCAAAGCCACGGAGTTTTTTCGGATTGGTAAGAATGTTCATGATCAAACCCCCGTCGATGCGAGGTGAACTGCATTTTCGATGCGCTGGTAGCAGCCGCAGCGGCAGATGTTGCCCGCCATCGCTTCGCGTATCTGACCGTGATTGGGTTTTGGATTTTCGATCAGCAGCGCGGCCGCCTGCATGATCTGGCCGGCCTGGCAAAAGCCGCATTGCGGGACGTTCAATTGACGCCAGGCCTTCTGAACCGCGTGATCGCCGGTCGGATGTAGGCCTTCGATCGTCGTGACCTCCCGATTGACTACATCGGAAACCGACGTGATGCAGGCGCGCACCGCCTGCTTGTCGACGATCACGGTGCGGGCGCCGCACAGAGCCTGGCCGCAACCGTATTTCGTGCCCGTCAGTCCGGCTTCATCCCGCAGAAACCACAGCAGCGGGAGATCCGGATCGCCATCCCAGTTCAGTTCCTGGCCATTAATCTTCAGCTTGATCATGATCGTCTCCCTCTTCATACAGAGCCGTCATGAGCGTCTCTTCGAGGTGAGCGAGAATATCTTCCTGGGACACCCCCTCGTACGGTCTCAGGCGAACCTAACCCGCTGAGAAACTGCAGACTGCACCGTAGGATCTAATTGATCTCTGTGTCTGGCCCATCCTCCAGTTTTACTTTGCTTTGTTCAAGGTATGGACGTCTAGAAACCTACTACAAAGCAGGGCGAACAGGGTTCACAACGCCTTGTTTGCTCTTTGTATTTAGCGAGGGCTGCCTCCTCGAACGGCACGCTTTTGGTCAAGAGCCCTTACGCAGTGGCCCACACGAGACGAGATTTTTCGCCGAGTTGGGCTTCGTTGCTGGAGGAGAATAGGTGTAACTCTGCGACAGTCGCATTGAGCGGCCAGCTATTGTCGCGTTCGAGGGACGCTTCGGGTACGTTACAACGATGATCGGGCTCGCTGTCACTTTAGCTTTCTCGCTGGTTGCCTTCACGATGCCGACACCGGTTTGGGCGGCCGGTCCGACGTTGACGTTATCAGCCAATGGCGGCGTGCTTATCTTCGATAGGGATGCGCTGCTTGCGCGCACGGATGTCGTCGACATTACCACGTCGCGTGATGTTGCATACGGTACTCCTCGGATGTATCGAGCCGTGGCGCTCGCGAAGTTGCTTGAAGAAGTTGCCATTCCGTCCGATGCCGTGGTGGAAGCGGTAGCGCAAGACGGCTTCGTGACGCAACTCCCTCGCGATCTGGTCTACGCTAACGATGGCATCGTCGCGTATATGGCAATCGAAGCCGCCGACAGGCCCTGGCCACCAATTCCAGGTAAAGATAAGAGCGCAGGCGCCTTCTATGTCGTATGGATCGGCGATCAAGCGTCATCCGTCCCAACCATGATGTGGCCCTACCAAATTGTCAGTTTGTCGGTGCAAGACGCGCCAGCTAAGCGGTGGCCCCCACTCGCGGTCGATCCTACGCTCCCCGCGCTGCATCCGGCGCGTGACGGGCAAACAATTTTCGTCAACAAATGCTTCACATGCCATACGATGAACCAGGTAGGATCCGCGTCGGCTGGCCCCGATCTGAATGTACCGATGAACCCGACGGAGTACTTCACCGATGCCGGTCTGCGCGCGCTGATCCGAGATCCACGCTCGGTTCGGGTCTGGCCCGAGCAGCGGATGCCCAGCTTTGCCGAAGAGGACCTGAGCGATGAGGAACTCGGGCTGATCTTGGCGTATTTGAATCACATGGCGGATAGGAAGAGCCGAGCAACGGAAGGCGGAAGCAGCAAACGCTAAAGTAAATCGTAAAACTCGGTACGGTTAGCGACCGTGAGGACGTCGCCGCCGACGGGCGTCATCCGCTCTTGCAGACCAGCCACGGAGGGCTGAGTCCTGACTGCTTCAGCCGCTTTGCTCGGAAGCTATTCAGAAAATCGAATCCATGCGGCCGGCGCTGCCGCGTTCGATCTTGCCGTTGCATATTGCTTGGCGAATGTCTCCCGCTGGGCACATTTCGGACGTTGCAAGCCGATGCAGCAATTCCGGGTGTTCAGTGAAGAGCGAAAAGTGAGAAGACTCCTCCAGAAGAAAACAAGCTAGGGATTCCAAAATTCCGGCGTGGACGCATGAACGCTACTATATTCGACTAACCGTGGCGAACTCACCAAAGCAGACGTCAATCTCTATGTGTTCGCTCCCGTGCGGCTCCCCAACGCAAACGTCCAAGCTACTAACCCTTCTCTCGCCACACAAATTTTCGTTGGAGCTGACCCTGCGGAGGTTAAGCTCCGAGGATGGTCGCTGTGTCAGTCTTCAGGGGTGAAGCGGAAAACATCTGCTCGCTGGGCACCTTCCGCCTTAGCCAAATCGGAATTCCCGAAATGCTGACGCTCGTTCCCGGCAGTGCCACGGCCTGAGATAAACGCCTCGTAAGTAAAAGGCCCCGTCGAATGGCCCGCTCAAGCCGCGGTTCCATCCCGCGTGAATTCAGCGGCATGCAACTTGATGAAGTTGTACATGCTCATCGGCTTCTGGCCGGTGAGCTTGAACAGGTCGTCGGTCATACGGTCGTAGCGGCCCTGCTTGTTCAGCTCCGTCATCACGGAAAGGTGCTTGACGATGTGCGCGGGCACGCCAGCCCCCAGCAGCTTTTCGCTCCAGTCGGAGAGTGGTACGTCGCGATAGTGGATCGTCCGACCCAGCGCCTCTGAGAACACGCGCGCGTAGTGCTCCAGATCGGCCGATTCAAAGCCGGTCAGATTGTAGATCTGGCCGATGTGCGGCATGGGATCCTCGAGGACGACCGATACGGCGCGCGCCACGTCCACAGCCGAAATCGGTGAGGTTTTGCCGCCGCCCATTGGCAACGCCAGTTCGTCGGCATCCCGCACGCTCGGAGCAGCGAAAAGGCGGAAGAATCCTTCGAGGAAGACCGTGGGCCGCATGGTGACGACCGGGAGGCCCGACCAGGACAAAGCCTGTTCAGCCAGCCAGTGCAGCTTGTGCTGCGGGCTGTCGGTGCTCTCGGTGATGCTCATCTGCGTAACGGTCATCTGAGACATGTTCACGAACGCTTCGACGCCGTGATGGCGCGCCACCGCGGCGGTGTTGACCGTGGCCGTCAGGTAATCGGCCGAAACCGACATGCCGAAATAGACACTCGCGCAACCTTCGATCGCGCGGTGCATCGCGGTGAGGTCAGTCAGGTCGCCTTGCACGACTTCGGCGCCCAGCTGGCGCAGGGCCTCGGCGCGTTCATCCTCGCGGCGCACCAGGGCGCGCACCTTGCGCCGTTTGGCGAGCAGCATTTCGGTGAGATTGCGGCCGATGGAACCGACAGCGCCACCCGCGCCGGTCACCAGGATCGGGCTAGCATGTGACACTTGCGTAGTCATTTCAATTGCCTCTGGATGAGCTCAGATTGCGGGACGATCGCCGGGTTACAGGACGAGTCGACAGGGCTCTCATCGTCGAGAACCGGGCGAGCCGAGTAACAAAAGACATGTGAATCCATGTTTGACAGTGATGGCGGCTACCCGGTGTGGCTACTTGCGCGGGAGCGGATAGCCTTGAACGCACGAGGTCCTGTCCCCGGCTGGCTCTTGGCAGCGCAAGCAATCGTTCTTGTAATCGGTTCGTAACGGTTCGCTTCATCTCGGCGCCTTCGCAAAAGCCCGAGGCTTGGCTGCGGCTCCCAGCATGATGCTCTCGGCGGCCGCGCCACACTTGTCCTGAGCCCACGCCACAGCAGCGGCAGCGACGGCCAAGGCGGCCGCCGCAAAGATTGCGCATCGACATTTTCTGACCGGCTGCCGAGATCCAAAGAACACTGCGCCGGGTCGGCGTCGACGAATTCGTGTGCATGACAACTCCTGCTTTTGCAACGAGACGTTGTCGAGCGCGAGAGCCGACGTGACCGAAAGGCGAGTCCCACCGTAGGGACAGCGCGAACAATACACCGCACCCTGATGCCTTCTTCGCGCTGTCCGACATGTCGAGCTTCCTGCCCATATGTCAGCCGTCTCGCAGGCGACGCCTGCAAAGTCGCGAATTTTATTCTTACCAAGCAAACAGACGACGTTTGCACAGTATGCACCAAGCCATACCTCAAGCCAACGCGCCGATGACGGCGGAAGGCCGGAAAAATGCGGCACGGCCCAGTATCAAGGCTATGTCACTGATACTTCCGCTTTTGACCTCCTATAGCGGGCGTCGTGGACAGTTCAGGAATACTGATATGCATCATGGCATCGGACCCATTTCGCAACGCGCAAATCCATGCTGTAATCATGTTCTTCGTGAGCAATGGGCAGCGCAGCCCTAAGCCTCGGAGAAAACAATGCGACGACGCAATTTCCAACAACGGGGTTAGGAGATGCGACAATGAAAAAGAGCACGCTGATCAGTCTCAGTATTTCGGTGTCGATTGCCGTTTTGGCGGCTGGCGTCGCAATTTCCGCGCAGGACAAATACACTGTGCAAGTACCGAATGGCCTCGGGTTCTCTGAGTTTAGGGGATACGAGGACTGGCCAGTGATCGCGATCAGCGAGAGCGGAGGTAAGATCGCTGTGATCGTGGGAAATCCGCTAATGATCAACGCCTATAAGGAAGGCGTGCCCGGCAATGGCAAGCCTTTCCCAGACGGCGCCAAGATGGCGAAAATTCATTGGAAGGCGAAAATACAAGAGAGATATCCCGGTCAGCCAACGGTGCCAGGTACCCAGCTTGATGCTGGTTTCATGCTGAAGGACAGCAAGAGGTTCGCGGATAGCGGCGGATGGGGATGGGCCGAGTTCAACTATGACGCGGCGTCCGATGCGTTTAAGCCCGCCACTGCAGCGGACAATCCGCCGCAGGAAAACGACGCGAAGTGCGGGTTCTCGTGCCACTCGGTGGTGCAGAACCGCGACTACGTTTTCACGGATTACGGAAAGAGGTGAGTATCGGATAGTGTTGACGGACGGTCGTAACGACTGCGCCGAATAATGGTGGATGTCCGCACCTGGCACCTTTGAGACATGCCCGCCTATCCTGAGAACGTCCGTTCACCGGGACTGGAATCGCCGTGGTCCTGTCAACCCGACGCGAATGACCCAGCTCGGAAATCAGACCTTTCGCTAGCTGTGCTCGTGCATGCATGGGCCGTGTAGCGCGTCTTCGATTCAACGACACTGCTCCGACCATTCGCGCCATGAACGCTGTAAAAGTTTTCGGCTGTCAGATCGGCGCCCTCGATTAACATAAAGTGATGCGGCCGTTCACATGGCTGATGGAATGTCCCACTGAAAACGTGTTTAATGTCGCGCTGAAAATGTCCTGGAAAGTTTGGGTTGGCCTACGTTTAGGCAGCCACTTCGCCGAGGAACGCGGCTTCGACGAAGAGCAATATGTGCTGTCCCATGACAGCGCGAGCGACGCGTTGAACTTCTACACCGGCGCCGGACGCCGGCCGCAATCTAAGTTCCTGTGACAGTAATTTTTGCAAATTCAAACAAAAGGGAAAAGAGCGCGCTCGCCGTGATGGCGAAGTGATGCCGGTCAAGCCGCGCTCATAGAAGCCATTCTTGCAGAATTCAAAGAGGCAGGAAAGGAGCCTATGTCATGAGTACAATCACCACCAAAGATGGCACTCAAATCTACTACAAGGACTGGGGCGCAGGCCCGGTCATCACGTTCTCGCACGGTTGGCCGCTCAGTTCAGATGCCTGGGACGGTCAAATGATGTTCCTCGTGCAGCACGGCTACCGCTGCATCGCGCACGACAGACGGGGTCACGGCCGTTCAAGCCAGGCTTCGGCGCACAACGACATGAACGGCTACGCCGACGATCTTGCTGCCCTCATCGAAGCGCTCGATCTGTGTGAGGCTACACTTGTCGGTCACTCGACAGGGGGCGGCGAAGTTTCGCGCTACATCGGACGGTATGGTACCGACCGCGTTAAGAAAGCTGTCCTCATTGCCGCGGTGCCGCCGCTCATGTTGAAGACTGAAGGAAATCCGGATGGGCTGCCGATGGAAGTATTTGACGCGATGCGCGCTGGACTCATGAAGGACCGCTCGCAGTACTACAAAGACATGGCGATTGCCTTCTATGGCGCGAACAGACCGAGCGCCAAGGTCTCGCAAGGTATCTTAGATCAGTTCTGGCTGTGGAGCATGCAGTCCGGCCTTAAGAACGCCTACGATAGCGTCAAAGCCTTCTCCGAGACCGACTTCACTGAGGACCTCAAGAAGTTCGATGTGCCAACGCTTGTAATGCATGGCGAAGATGATCAGATCGTGCCAGTGAAGGACTCTGCCAAAAAATCGGCCAAGCTGATCAAAGGCGCGAAAGAAATCTACTATCCCGGTGCACCTCACGGTCTTACCGCTACACTTCAAGATCAAGTCAATGCTGACTTACTTGCGTTTATCGCAGAGAAGGAACAGCGGAAAGCAGCTTAAAAGCACACTTGTGTTCGGCCTCAGCGCGCATCGGCCCCTAAATGCGCGCTGACGGCTG includes:
- a CDS encoding NAD(P)H-binding protein; this encodes MTTQVSHASPILVTGAGGAVGSIGRNLTEMLLAKRRKVRALVRREDERAEALRQLGAEVVQGDLTDLTAMHRAIEGCASVYFGMSVSADYLTATVNTAAVARHHGVEAFVNMSQMTVTQMSITESTDSPQHKLHWLAEQALSWSGLPVVTMRPTVFLEGFFRLFAAPSVRDADELALPMGGGKTSPISAVDVARAVSVVLEDPMPHIGQIYNLTGFESADLEHYARVFSEALGRTIHYRDVPLSDWSEKLLGAGVPAHIVKHLSVMTELNKQGRYDRMTDDLFKLTGQKPMSMYNFIKLHAAEFTRDGTAA
- a CDS encoding cytochrome P460 family protein — encoded protein: MKKSTLISLSISVSIAVLAAGVAISAQDKYTVQVPNGLGFSEFRGYEDWPVIAISESGGKIAVIVGNPLMINAYKEGVPGNGKPFPDGAKMAKIHWKAKIQERYPGQPTVPGTQLDAGFMLKDSKRFADSGGWGWAEFNYDAASDAFKPATAADNPPQENDAKCGFSCHSVVQNRDYVFTDYGKR
- a CDS encoding alpha/beta hydrolase; translation: MSTITTKDGTQIYYKDWGAGPVITFSHGWPLSSDAWDGQMMFLVQHGYRCIAHDRRGHGRSSQASAHNDMNGYADDLAALIEALDLCEATLVGHSTGGGEVSRYIGRYGTDRVKKAVLIAAVPPLMLKTEGNPDGLPMEVFDAMRAGLMKDRSQYYKDMAIAFYGANRPSAKVSQGILDQFWLWSMQSGLKNAYDSVKAFSETDFTEDLKKFDVPTLVMHGEDDQIVPVKDSAKKSAKLIKGAKEIYYPGAPHGLTATLQDQVNADLLAFIAEKEQRKAA
- a CDS encoding (2Fe-2S)-binding protein encodes the protein MIKLKINGQELNWDGDPDLPLLWFLRDEAGLTGTKYGCGQALCGARTVIVDKQAVRACITSVSDVVNREVTTIEGLHPTGDHAVQKAWRQLNVPQCGFCQAGQIMQAAALLIENPKPNHGQIREAMAGNICRCGCYQRIENAVHLASTGV
- a CDS encoding cytochrome c is translated as MIGLAVTLAFSLVAFTMPTPVWAAGPTLTLSANGGVLIFDRDALLARTDVVDITTSRDVAYGTPRMYRAVALAKLLEEVAIPSDAVVEAVAQDGFVTQLPRDLVYANDGIVAYMAIEAADRPWPPIPGKDKSAGAFYVVWIGDQASSVPTMMWPYQIVSLSVQDAPAKRWPPLAVDPTLPALHPARDGQTIFVNKCFTCHTMNQVGSASAGPDLNVPMNPTEYFTDAGLRALIRDPRSVRVWPEQRMPSFAEEDLSDEELGLILAYLNHMADRKSRATEGGSSKR